A region of Lycium barbarum isolate Lr01 chromosome 3, ASM1917538v2, whole genome shotgun sequence DNA encodes the following proteins:
- the LOC132630243 gene encoding uncharacterized protein LOC132630243, whose protein sequence is MIAQVLLKDVAETPRIPIKDCIRNVKTVYHKTISKRKGYLGHRPAFEMIYENWEGSFQTLLRYIAALQKFNIGTVVEWRLMPGNILNFVFWTFKPCINGFAH, encoded by the exons atGATTGCTCAAGTGCTACTTAAAGACGTTGCTGAAACCCCAAG gatccctatcaaagattgcattagaaaCGTTAAGACAGTATATCATAAAAcgataagcaagagaaagggatatcTTGGGCATAGGCCTGCGTTTGAAATGATTTATgaaaattgggagggctctttccagACGTTGCTGAGGTATATTGCAGCTCTACAAAAATTCAATattggtactgttgtagagtggaggCTTATGCCTGGTAATATTCTCAACTTTgtgttttggacattcaaaccatgtatTAATGGTTTTGCTCACTGA